One part of the Rutidosis leptorrhynchoides isolate AG116_Rl617_1_P2 chromosome 1, CSIRO_AGI_Rlap_v1, whole genome shotgun sequence genome encodes these proteins:
- the LOC139886331 gene encoding protein ANTAGONIST OF LIKE HETEROCHROMATIN PROTEIN 1-like: MENRALAAQISSLISELIIILIAGGDSLSSPINSLSPFLINNFLSLSQITTSLSILSHKRKRPESPQPEKPTKLTRWVESSHSFIPRNPDSFKLCFNMTSSTFEWLSALLEPLLECRDPVNSPLNLPVETRLGIGVFRLATGSDYVEVSRRFNVSEHVAKFCVNQFCRVLCTDFRFWVEFPSPNELGPVSESFERLTGLPNCCGVIHCTRFNMEIQEHIAAQIVVDSSSKILSIVAGFNGKKSNHLVLKSSSLYKDIESNALLNSQPLDINGVSIPQYLIGDQGYPSLPWLMVPFDRPVVNSYEENFNSAHKLMMGSGFRTVDSLKKWGVLSKPSKEEIKTTVAYIAACSILHNALLIREDYSSLSEKLDDYSLYSDASEYQIDDVSFLHSSSEQQKALDIRNALATRARRYVRG; the protein is encoded by the coding sequence atgGAAAACAGGGCCCTAGCGGCCCAAATATCTTCCCTCATATCGGAGCTCATTATCATCCTCATCGCCGGCGGCGACTCTTTATCATCTCCGATCAACTCTCTTTCCCCTTTCCTCATCAACAACTTCCTTTCTCTTTCACAAATCACCACCAGTCTTTCCATTCTTTCCCACAAACGAAAACGGCCCGAATCCCCCCAACCCGAAAAACCCACCAAACTCACCCGATGGGTCGAATCGTCCCACTCATTCATACCCAGAAACCCGGATTCCTTCAAACTATGTTTCAACATGACATCGTCAACATTCGAGTGGCTTTCGGCTTTACTCGAACCGCTGCTCGAGTGCCGTGACCCGGTCAACTCGCCTTTAAACCTCCCGGTCGAAACCCGGCTCGGTATCGGAGTGTTTCGACTTGCTACGGGCTCCGACTACGTTGAGGTATCTCGACGGTTTAATGTTTCGGAACACGTAGCAAAATTCTGTGTTAATCAGTTTTGCAGAGTGTTGTGTACGGATTTTCGGTTTTGGGTCGAGTTTCCTAGCCCGAACGAGCTGGGCCCGGTTAGTGAATCGTTTGAACGGTTAACTGGGTTACCCAATTGTTGTGGAGTTATACATTGTACAAGGTTTAATATGGAGATACAAGAACATATAGCTGCCCAAATTGTTGTCGATTCATCATCAAAGATTCTTAGCATTGTCGCCGGATTCAATGGGAAAAAAAGTAATCATCTTGTTTTAAAATCATCCAGTTTATACAAAGATATTGAATCAAATGCGTTGTTAAATTCCCAACCTTTAGATATAAATGGTGTGTCTATACCTCAATACTTAATTGGTGATCAGGGGTACCCTTCTCTTCCCTGGCTGATGGTTCCATTTGATCGGCCTGTTGTGAATTCGTATGAAGAAAATTTTAATTCTGCACATAAATTGATGATGGGTTCGGGGTTTAGGACGGTTGATAGTTTAAAGAAATGGGGCGTTTTGAGTAAGCCAAGTAAAGAAGAGATTAAAACTACGGTGGCTTACATTGCTGCTTGCTCGATTCTTCATAATGCCTTACTTATAAGGGAAGATTACTCTTCTTTATCAGAGAAATTGGATGATTATTCGCTATATAGTGATGCTTCAGAATATCAAATAGATGATGTTAGTTTTTTGCATAGTTCAAGTGAGCAGCAAAAGGCTTTAGATATTAGAAATGCATTGGCAACAAGAGCAAGAAGATATGTACGGGGTTAA